CACGTTACGCCGTAGGACACTACTTCACGCGCTCATCGCCGTTGGGGGCGCGGCGATCAGCGGCTTGATGGCAATTCCAGGAGTCTCCTATCTCCTCGATCCCTTGCTCAGGGGTCGCAAGGACCACGGTCGCTGGATTCGGGTCGCCGACTTGTCCACCCTGGATGAGGATGTTCCCGTTTCGGCAGCTGTCGTAGGCGAGCAGGTCGACGCCTGGACCAGGTTTCCCGAGACCAGGTTGGGAACGGTCTGGCTGCGTCGTCTGGGCAAGGATAGCGTCCAGGCCCTGACGGCAGAGTGCCCCCACCTCGGCTGCGCGATCGCGTTTGACAAGGACAACAAGCACTACAAGTGCCCCTGCCACGATAGCGCATTTACGAGGGAGGGCGATGTCAAGGGCGGACCGTCTCCCCGTGGCATGGACCCGCTCGAGGTTCGCGTCAAGGACGACCAGGTGCACGTTCGCTTCGTACGCTTTCGTCCCCAGGTGCGCGAGCGTGTGGAGGTTGGCTGAGTCGTGCGGCGGGTTCTCGACTGGCTCGATGATCGAACGGCCTACCGGGCGCTGCTGAGCCAGGCGCTCGACGAGGAGATCGAGGGGGGATCGCGCTGGGCTTACGTTTTCGGGAGCGGTCTGCTCGCGATTTTCGCGCTGCAGCTGGTGACGGGACTGCTGCTGATGGCGACGTACACCCCGTCGGTCAGCGGCGCTTGGGCCAGCGTCTACTACATCCAGCACCAGGTCACAGGCGGATGGTTCGTGCGGGGCCTGCACCACTTTGGGGCCCAGGCGATGGTGATTGTGCTCGGGCTGCACCTGCTTCAGGTCGTGGTCTACGGCGCGTACAAGCGGCCGCGAGAGGTGACCTGGTGGGCAGGCCTGGCTCTGCTGGCGATAGTGCAGGGCCTCGCGCTCACGGGCTATCTGCTTCCCTGGGATCAAAAGGGCTACTGGGCCACCAAGGTTGCCACCAACATCGCGGGCACGCTGCCTTTGGCAGGGCCTGCGATCCAGTCCCTGATCGTGGGAGGGGTGGACTACGGTCAGGCAACGATCACGCGCTTCTATGCGCTGCACGTCGGGGTGCTGCCCGCTATCCTGGTACTGATCGTGGCGTGCCATGTGGCGCTGTTCCGCAAAAACGGTGCTACTCCGCCGGCTGGCGCCGACTTGCGGGTCAGCCAGCGTTTCTTTCCTGCCCAGGCCGCCAAGGACTTGGTTTTTGCCGTCTTGGTTCTGGCAGTCGTTGCGGTACTGACGACCGTGTATCACGGCGCCCACCTGGACGCGCCTGCGGATCCCAGCGTCGCCTATCCCCCTCGGCCGGAGTGGTACTTTCTGTTTCTGTTTCAATTGCTGAAGTACGTCCCCGGCTCGCTCGAGTTGATCGGCACGGTTGTGCTGCCGGCGCTGGCCAGCGTGTTCCTCTTCGTGTTGCCGTTTCTTGACAGGGCCAAGACGACCCGCGTGCGCGAGCGCTTACCCTGGGTGGGTGCTGTGGTCGCCGGAGTCGCGGGGGTCGCCATGCTGACCGGGATGTCGCTGCGTGACGACGCCCTGGACCAGGACTACCAGCGTAGCAAGGTCAAAGCAGACCTCCGTGCCAAGCGCTCCATGGAGCTGGCGGCCCACGGTCTGCCGCCCGGAGGGCCGCTCGCGATGTTGAGAAACGACCCGCAGACCCGTGGCCCTGACCTGTACGCGCGCTATTGTTCGAAGTGCCACGTTCTGGACGGGGAGGGGGAGCGCGAGGCGCCGGACCACACAGGGTTCGGCTCTCGGCGGTGGCTAATCGGGTTGCTGCACGATCCCGACTCCGAGCACTACTTCG
This genomic stretch from Pseudomonadota bacterium harbors:
- a CDS encoding Rieske (2Fe-2S) protein, which produces MTAEPTLRRRTLLHALIAVGGAAISGLMAIPGVSYLLDPLLRGRKDHGRWIRVADLSTLDEDVPVSAAVVGEQVDAWTRFPETRLGTVWLRRLGKDSVQALTAECPHLGCAIAFDKDNKHYKCPCHDSAFTREGDVKGGPSPRGMDPLEVRVKDDQVHVRFVRFRPQVRERVEVG
- a CDS encoding cytochrome b N-terminal domain-containing protein translates to MRRVLDWLDDRTAYRALLSQALDEEIEGGSRWAYVFGSGLLAIFALQLVTGLLLMATYTPSVSGAWASVYYIQHQVTGGWFVRGLHHFGAQAMVIVLGLHLLQVVVYGAYKRPREVTWWAGLALLAIVQGLALTGYLLPWDQKGYWATKVATNIAGTLPLAGPAIQSLIVGGVDYGQATITRFYALHVGVLPAILVLIVACHVALFRKNGATPPAGADLRVSQRFFPAQAAKDLVFAVLVLAVVAVLTTVYHGAHLDAPADPSVAYPPRPEWYFLFLFQLLKYVPGSLELIGTVVLPALASVFLFVLPFLDRAKTTRVRERLPWVGAVVAGVAGVAMLTGMSLRDDALDQDYQRSKVKADLRAKRSMELAAHGLPPGGPLAMLRNDPQTRGPDLYARYCSKCHVLDGEGEREAPDHTGFGSRRWLIGLLHDPDSEHYFGASGISEMESMVEQLGPARTKAVVELLFAQGHEEGDPPFEPRLVEQGAKVFEEECMDCHVFEQDGAFVFDGPNLTGWASLAWIERQIANPASEQQYGELNEMTSFEDELSKHDIAMLATYLRGQRFGRPDFPYPPIPKE